In Toxoplasma gondii ME49 chromosome VIII, whole genome shotgun sequence, a single genomic region encodes these proteins:
- a CDS encoding hypothetical protein (encoded by transcript TGME49_270970): MDTSTASLRRRSLRESSALCRACSLPNSGVCGNGSPPNAGVFGLGAALNTGVLRVRAVAAGETHSRGSDKLGGRTVSGKGRAAGVGSRGAELPSADNEGAAVRPDSIVEGFCQVGWKRQNSSPTLRRGMEACPTAKSRQTSRQRLFLGRRAKEREETKHQPERSTVRRAAPADENVPANGDEHAQHQQRGSTEVGGSLNRGS; encoded by the coding sequence GGCTTGCTCGTTGCCGAACTCGGGTGTCTGCGGCAACGGCTCGCCGCCAAACGCGGGCGTTTTCGGACTTGGAGCGGCACTGAACACAGGCGTTCTTCGCGTGCGTGCCGTTGCGGCCGGCGAGACGCACAGTCGCGGCAGCGACAAGCTCGGAGGACGCACCGTCTCGGGGAAGGGACGAGCAGCAGGGGTGGGAAGCAGGGGAGCAGAGCTGCCTTCTGCAGACAACGAGGGCGCCGCGGTCCGACCTGACAGCATAGTGGAGGGATTTTGTCAGGTGGGCTGGAAGCGGCAAAACTCCAGTCCAACCCTGAGACGAGGGATGGAGGCCTGCCCAACAGCGAAGAGCCGCCAGACATCAAGGCAACGGCTCTTCCTGGGCAGGAGGGCaaaggaaagggaggaaacgaaacacCAGCCGGAGCGCAGCACGGTGCGTCGAGCTGCGCCGGCAGACGAGAATGTCCCCGCGAATGGGGACGAGCACGCACAACACCAACAGAGGGGATCCACCGAGGTGGGAGGAAGTCTGAATAGAGGAAGTTGA